One Lysobacter enzymogenes DNA segment encodes these proteins:
- a CDS encoding MlaD family protein, with protein METKANYVLIGAFTIVVTLFLLLFALWAAKYSSEKSWREYAVIFNEPVTGLSEGSTVQYNGIGVGTVQQLSLAPDDPRRVIAKLRLQADAPVKTDTRAKLSLTGITGTPIIQLTGGSPNSPRLAESGNGDVPIIQTEASALQNIADTANRLVARLDQVLSDDNVQHVSKTLANIESLTGSIADQRGDLRDLIANAKKSSEQLSQTLATTNRAVESVDRELAQKLPGVIDKLDSTLTKLDSAASGANGILNDNRAAISSFANDGLAQLGPTLAELRALVRDLRRISDRLDSNPTRYLLGRDAAKEFEPEKAAR; from the coding sequence ATGGAAACCAAGGCCAACTACGTGCTGATCGGTGCGTTCACCATCGTGGTGACGCTGTTCCTGTTGCTGTTCGCCTTGTGGGCGGCCAAGTACTCCTCGGAGAAGAGCTGGCGCGAGTACGCGGTGATCTTCAACGAACCGGTCACCGGCCTGTCGGAAGGCAGCACCGTGCAATACAACGGCATCGGCGTGGGCACGGTGCAGCAGCTGAGCCTGGCGCCGGACGATCCGCGCCGGGTCATCGCCAAGCTGCGCCTGCAGGCCGACGCGCCGGTCAAGACCGACACCCGCGCCAAGCTGTCGCTGACCGGCATCACCGGCACCCCGATCATCCAGCTCACCGGCGGCAGCCCCAACAGCCCGCGCCTGGCCGAGTCCGGCAACGGCGACGTGCCGATCATCCAGACCGAGGCCTCGGCGCTGCAGAACATCGCCGACACCGCCAACCGCCTGGTCGCGCGCCTGGACCAGGTGCTCAGCGACGACAACGTCCAGCACGTGTCCAAGACCCTGGCCAACATCGAATCGCTGACCGGCTCGATCGCCGACCAGCGCGGCGACCTGCGCGACCTGATCGCCAACGCCAAGAAGTCCAGCGAGCAGCTCAGCCAGACCCTGGCCACCACCAACCGCGCGGTCGAAAGCGTCGACCGCGAACTGGCGCAGAAGCTGCCGGGCGTCATCGACAAGCTCGACAGCACCCTGACCAAGCTCGATTCGGCCGCTTCCGGCGCCAACGGCATCCTCAACGACAACCGCGCCGCGATCAGCAGCTTCGCCAACGACGGCCTGGCCCAGCTCGGCCCGACCCTGGCCGAACTGCGCGCGCTGGTGCGCGACCTGCGCCGGATCAGCGACCGCCTCGACAGCAACCCGACCCGTTACCTGCTCGGCCGCGACGCCGCCAAGGAATTCGAGCCCGAGAAGGCCGCCCGATGA
- the lanKC gene encoding class III lanthionine synthetase LanKC gives MHLQNMMVKSRFFESIDSYPHLSDWHDVVAARLGPGWSLHRWSFWLQAMPDGETLPAQGFKLHVSPDLTRLGQQVAAVVEVLARERAGFKFVADRHLLEMMNSKNFARTASAKFFTVYPRDHDHFLALAAGLREAMIGYDGPYILTDRRVPRSRVVFYRYGGLTSVKSQGADGEVAHMIQSPDGEAVEDKREPMFQLPEWVADPFEREHEPEPQDDSPYLGGRFEVKEAIYFSNSGGIYTAVDRETGDTVVLKEARPHAGWRGAEGSYIAAPEAVSHEYSILSLLEPLNIAPRPYALFKEWEHTFLAEEYLDWPTWMQYFVREEIFLGPFVRGTCPVLPFLRALVPVTRNAIALIRSGHEHGVMFGDVSPNNFLIEVETHQVKVIDVESVVAVDERSSWQTLWATQGFENPERKRRGALAPEDDWYALGKCVLSAIMPLQGLTAMGILSDRELAQRLVYESGLPGDVYDLIDALLRADPDAATAICERLAEQLQGPPQELKLQRAPLAAPRPQPLRLADDPQAPQRIADFILASYRGLSANEVWPGDPSLYETGKWNLAYGATGVALFLEAAGRELPAELTAALADERLLGEQVREIGLYSGLAGIAAYHGLHGRTGIAGALLQRAAASPLRYRSANLFAGEAGLGLAALSLHGNGAGGALALAADCAGYLHRSAIEGEHGVHWKTGAQAERVQYGYLRGIAGIAWFLSEYARAGDCARSRELSRLAIDYVLAHAVTDAKGRLQWGVDIKDMRLMPYWSNGAAGMGGVLLRMGVLDRRPDYLAVACDLAHSAFSKLSVNVGQLDGLAGIADFLHDLWLVTGEARFRHQLDEVLQGIALFATRTDEGLAFPGALSQRLSCDFATGSAGVGLCLLRARSGGARVLHDFALPSAALFGAAVSGAGPTATDALDADTYAAGEAA, from the coding sequence ATGCATTTGCAGAACATGATGGTGAAGTCGCGATTCTTCGAATCGATCGACTCCTACCCGCATCTGTCCGACTGGCACGACGTCGTCGCCGCACGCCTCGGTCCGGGCTGGAGCCTGCACCGCTGGTCGTTCTGGCTGCAGGCCATGCCCGACGGCGAAACGCTGCCGGCGCAGGGCTTCAAGCTGCACGTCTCGCCGGATCTGACCCGGCTCGGACAGCAGGTCGCCGCCGTCGTCGAGGTGCTGGCGCGCGAGCGCGCCGGGTTCAAGTTCGTCGCCGACCGGCACTTGCTGGAGATGATGAACTCCAAGAACTTCGCCCGCACCGCCTCGGCCAAGTTCTTCACCGTCTACCCGCGCGATCACGATCACTTCCTCGCGCTCGCCGCCGGCCTGCGCGAGGCCATGATCGGTTACGACGGCCCCTACATCCTCACCGACCGGCGCGTACCGCGCTCGCGCGTGGTGTTCTACCGCTACGGCGGCCTGACCAGCGTCAAAAGCCAGGGCGCGGACGGCGAAGTCGCGCACATGATCCAAAGCCCCGACGGCGAAGCGGTCGAAGACAAGCGCGAGCCGATGTTCCAGCTGCCCGAGTGGGTGGCCGATCCGTTCGAGCGCGAGCACGAACCCGAGCCGCAAGACGATTCGCCCTACCTGGGCGGCCGTTTCGAAGTTAAAGAAGCGATCTACTTCTCCAACAGCGGCGGGATCTACACCGCCGTCGACCGCGAAACCGGCGATACCGTCGTGCTCAAGGAAGCGCGCCCGCACGCCGGCTGGCGCGGCGCGGAAGGCAGCTACATCGCCGCGCCGGAAGCGGTGAGCCACGAATACTCGATCCTCAGCCTGCTCGAACCGCTGAACATCGCGCCCAGGCCGTATGCGCTGTTCAAGGAATGGGAGCACACCTTCCTGGCCGAGGAATACCTGGATTGGCCGACGTGGATGCAGTACTTCGTCCGCGAAGAGATCTTCCTCGGCCCGTTCGTGCGCGGCACCTGCCCGGTGTTGCCGTTCCTGCGGGCGCTGGTGCCGGTGACGCGCAACGCCATCGCGCTGATCCGCAGCGGCCACGAACACGGGGTCATGTTCGGCGACGTCTCGCCCAACAACTTCCTGATCGAAGTCGAGACCCACCAGGTGAAGGTCATCGACGTCGAGTCGGTGGTCGCCGTCGACGAACGCTCGTCGTGGCAAACGCTGTGGGCGACCCAGGGCTTCGAGAACCCCGAACGCAAGCGCCGCGGCGCGCTGGCGCCGGAAGACGATTGGTACGCGCTCGGCAAATGCGTGCTCTCGGCGATCATGCCGCTGCAGGGCCTGACCGCGATGGGAATCCTGTCCGATCGCGAGCTGGCGCAGCGGCTGGTCTACGAAAGCGGGCTGCCCGGCGACGTCTACGACCTCATCGACGCCTTGCTGCGCGCCGACCCGGACGCCGCCACGGCGATCTGCGAACGCCTGGCCGAACAGTTGCAAGGCCCGCCGCAGGAACTCAAGCTGCAGCGCGCGCCGCTGGCCGCGCCGCGTCCGCAGCCGCTGCGCCTGGCCGACGATCCGCAGGCGCCGCAGCGCATCGCCGATTTCATTCTCGCGTCCTACCGCGGCCTGTCGGCCAACGAAGTGTGGCCGGGCGATCCGAGCCTCTACGAAACCGGCAAATGGAACCTGGCCTACGGCGCGACCGGCGTGGCCCTGTTCCTGGAGGCGGCCGGGCGCGAATTGCCGGCGGAACTGACCGCCGCGCTCGCCGACGAACGCCTGCTCGGCGAGCAGGTGCGCGAGATCGGCCTGTACAGCGGCCTGGCCGGGATCGCCGCGTACCACGGCCTGCACGGCCGCACCGGCATCGCCGGCGCGCTGCTGCAGCGCGCCGCGGCGAGCCCGTTGCGCTACCGCAGCGCCAACCTGTTCGCCGGCGAAGCCGGCCTCGGCCTGGCCGCGTTGTCGCTGCACGGCAACGGCGCCGGCGGCGCGCTGGCGCTGGCCGCGGACTGCGCCGGCTATTTGCACCGCAGCGCGATCGAAGGCGAGCACGGCGTGCACTGGAAGACCGGCGCCCAGGCGGAACGGGTCCAGTACGGCTACCTGCGCGGCATCGCCGGCATCGCCTGGTTCCTGTCCGAATACGCCCGCGCCGGCGACTGCGCGCGCAGTCGGGAGCTGTCGCGGCTCGCCATCGACTACGTGCTCGCGCACGCGGTCACCGATGCCAAGGGCCGGCTGCAATGGGGCGTGGACATCAAGGACATGCGGCTGATGCCGTACTGGTCCAACGGCGCGGCGGGCATGGGCGGCGTGCTGCTGCGCATGGGCGTGCTCGACCGGCGTCCGGATTACCTCGCCGTGGCCTGCGATCTGGCCCATTCGGCCTTCAGCAAGCTCTCGGTCAACGTCGGCCAGCTCGACGGGCTGGCCGGCATCGCCGACTTCCTGCACGACCTGTGGCTGGTCACCGGCGAAGCCCGCTTCCGCCATCAACTCGACGAAGTCCTGCAGGGCATCGCCTTGTTCGCCACCCGCACCGACGAAGGCCTGGCCTTCCCCGGCGCGCTGAGCCAGCGGCTGAGCTGCGACTTCGCCACCGGCTCGGCCGGCGTCGGCCTGTGCCTGCTGCGCGCGCGTTCCGGCGGGGCGCGCGTGCTGCACGATTTCGCTCTGCCCAGCGCCGCCCTGTTCGGCGCCGCTGTGTCGGGCGCCGGCCCGACGGCCACCGACGCGCTCGACGCCGATACGTACGCCGCCGGAGAAGCGGCGTGA
- a CDS encoding ATP-binding cassette domain-containing protein: MSLTRRAGNVARVIALCFRFPIRQMRWRRRTLYRIFAVHLLVTFGWSFGDPLLQKLMVDHLVAKDFAGLAAVLAAMLGIYAVVHYLSWKNQLAQARVHYTLQARLIDRAAASLYAERIGRDRNAGAKLLGRLHAEPAQLTELVQFDLEAIGILAGGIFALVFCSLVSPFAVLPLLILVPLVLYMTVRDFGSTQTAAVRVERRKNEAIARLSENLDALPLFAPFRLLGRVRRSIALGFLPYQRSAYALSASRAKVSRDTRMMMTTAELLVILTAAMVVIYAQLSIGAFFALTASYWRLVGSLREFAERLPNLPIHYGRIRRFERFCARAPGRWYENAWRDARGEALELQRLSLRLDAQRSVGPIDLRVEPGRSLILLGPNGAGKSTLLGLIAGNGMEHEGELRTPSPISLALSPPRFPHLSASRLLALDAREPLDRDRLLGLAQRLGLNLERLQEVPGHWSDGEKRRLAILLALSKPAALYLFDEPLSGVDIQSKDELLRLILEETSHAVCVVALHEPDMAARFSQRLDIEPGVRPLPQAPVPLALVSAPEPEPTPEYDREREPMPEYASPAA, from the coding sequence GTGAGCCTGACGCGCCGGGCCGGCAACGTCGCGCGGGTGATCGCGCTGTGCTTCCGCTTCCCGATCCGGCAGATGCGCTGGCGGCGGCGCACGCTGTACCGCATCTTCGCCGTGCACCTGCTGGTCACCTTCGGCTGGTCGTTCGGCGATCCGCTGCTGCAAAAGCTCATGGTCGATCACCTGGTCGCCAAGGACTTCGCCGGCCTCGCCGCGGTGCTGGCGGCGATGCTCGGCATCTACGCGGTGGTCCACTATCTGTCGTGGAAGAACCAACTGGCGCAGGCGCGCGTGCACTACACGCTGCAAGCGCGGCTGATCGACCGCGCCGCGGCCTCGCTCTACGCCGAGCGCATCGGCCGCGACCGCAACGCCGGCGCCAAGCTGCTCGGCCGCCTGCACGCCGAACCCGCGCAGCTCACCGAACTGGTCCAGTTCGACCTGGAAGCGATCGGCATCCTCGCCGGCGGCATTTTCGCCCTGGTGTTCTGCAGCCTGGTCTCGCCGTTCGCGGTGTTGCCGCTGCTGATCCTGGTGCCGCTGGTGCTGTACATGACCGTGCGCGATTTCGGCTCGACCCAGACGGCGGCGGTGCGGGTGGAGCGGCGCAAGAACGAAGCCATCGCCCGGCTCAGCGAGAACCTCGACGCGCTGCCGCTGTTCGCGCCGTTCCGCCTGCTCGGGCGGGTGCGCCGCTCGATCGCGCTGGGGTTCCTCCCGTATCAGCGCTCGGCTTATGCGCTCAGCGCGTCGCGCGCCAAGGTCAGCCGCGACACCCGGATGATGATGACCACCGCCGAGTTGCTGGTGATCCTGACCGCGGCGATGGTGGTGATCTACGCCCAGCTCTCGATCGGCGCATTCTTCGCCCTGACCGCTTCGTACTGGCGGCTGGTCGGCTCGCTGCGCGAATTCGCCGAGCGCCTGCCGAACCTGCCGATCCACTACGGCCGCATCCGCCGCTTCGAACGTTTCTGCGCGCGCGCCCCCGGCCGCTGGTACGAGAACGCCTGGCGCGACGCGCGCGGCGAGGCGCTGGAGCTGCAGCGCCTGTCGCTGCGCCTGGACGCGCAGCGCAGCGTCGGCCCGATCGACCTGCGGGTGGAACCCGGCCGCAGCCTGATCCTGCTCGGCCCCAACGGCGCCGGCAAAAGCACCCTGCTCGGCCTGATCGCCGGCAACGGCATGGAGCACGAAGGCGAGCTGCGCACGCCCTCGCCGATCAGCCTGGCGCTGTCGCCGCCGCGCTTCCCTCATCTGAGCGCGAGCCGGCTGCTGGCGCTGGACGCGCGCGAACCGCTGGACCGCGACCGCCTGCTCGGGCTGGCGCAGCGCCTGGGCCTGAACCTGGAGCGCTTGCAGGAAGTGCCGGGGCACTGGTCCGACGGCGAGAAGCGGCGGCTGGCGATCCTGCTGGCGCTGAGCAAGCCCGCCGCGCTGTACCTGTTCGACGAACCGCTGTCGGGCGTCGACATCCAGTCCAAGGACGAACTGCTGCGCCTGATCCTGGAGGAAACCTCGCACGCGGTGTGCGTGGTCGCCCTGCACGAACCGGACATGGCCGCGCGCTTCAGCCAGCGCCTGGACATCGAACCCGGCGTGCGGCCGCTGCCGCAAGCGCCGGTGCCGCTCGCGCTCGTATCCGCGCCCGAACCCGAACCCACGCCCGAGTACGACCGCGAGCGCGAACCCATGCCCGAATACGCCTCGCCCGCGGCCTAG
- a CDS encoding ADOP family duplicated permease has protein sequence MKADVAIAEAWQTWRALLRRPAYLTLAAATLALGVATTAAVFSLIDQALLRPLPFPQSQQLVTLGAAQGDGTNVASPLLFARLRELPQLRSAGLITGYRSTTNLSSGQAPVVAATVSADRGFLDTLGQPLAMGRNFSAEEDRKNGPAAVIVSHAFWIGHFGGDPGLLNRTLRLEGRPATVVGILPADFQWPIAFDLMLPMQLPSNPESAATNEFLVARMREGVDAGALSVQADASIKAALNERRAAIGENAYRNFADQRFDAQPLKHSFTSTSGATLLLFAGAAACVLLIVAINLTNLMALRAIARSHATAVRAAMGAPTSRLVLPALMEGALIGALGALIGVALAWVALTLMAALVPPEWLRGAQVRFTALSWLFAAVTALSVASLAALFGVWRGRGANLAHELVGGGRGGWSRAAGRLGRALVVAQIAIAVVLLTAAALFSRNLYSLATTPMGFDAAPVLTFSLSPVKTLYPDTAAVERQTRRFLERLARLPGVQAVGASTNLPTGSQLNMPVGLADGRQIGPQYRPVSAGFLDALRVPLRAGRGLDDRDRAGGEPVCLVSESFAQRYLSGNPLGQILHGPDRGERTVAMRIVGVVGDVRQYGPGEAPPPVVYVPLAQISDEVWTTLRDFAPLNYALRVAGAPQTYEPQLRAAMAEIDADQPIANVRGMDAVVAGTTDQQRLALLLVGVFAAIALLLASIGLYAVTSVVVGARQHEFGVRAALGAQPASLLRLVLKDAALQVGLGLLIGLIAALALSRLIQGFLYGVSAADPLAIAAVLAALASAGLLASIAPALRASRVHPMQVLRAP, from the coding sequence ATGAAAGCCGACGTGGCGATCGCCGAAGCCTGGCAGACCTGGCGCGCGCTGCTGCGCCGCCCCGCTTACCTGACCCTGGCCGCGGCGACGCTCGCGCTGGGCGTGGCCACCACCGCCGCGGTGTTCTCGCTGATCGACCAGGCCTTGCTGCGGCCGTTGCCGTTCCCGCAATCGCAGCAGTTGGTCACCCTCGGCGCGGCCCAGGGCGACGGCACCAACGTCGCCTCGCCGCTGCTGTTCGCGCGCCTGCGCGAGCTGCCGCAGCTGCGTTCGGCCGGATTGATCACCGGCTACCGCTCCACCACCAACCTCTCCAGCGGACAGGCGCCGGTGGTGGCCGCGACGGTCAGCGCCGACCGCGGCTTTCTCGACACCCTCGGCCAGCCGCTGGCGATGGGCCGCAACTTCAGCGCCGAAGAAGACCGCAAGAACGGGCCGGCCGCGGTCATCGTCAGCCACGCGTTCTGGATCGGCCACTTCGGCGGCGATCCGGGCCTGCTCAACCGCACCCTGCGCCTGGAAGGCCGCCCGGCGACCGTGGTCGGCATCCTGCCCGCCGATTTCCAATGGCCGATCGCGTTCGACCTGATGCTGCCGATGCAGCTGCCGTCGAATCCCGAGTCGGCGGCGACCAACGAGTTCCTGGTCGCGCGCATGCGCGAGGGCGTCGACGCCGGCGCGCTCAGCGTCCAGGCCGACGCCTCGATCAAGGCTGCGCTGAACGAACGCCGCGCGGCGATCGGCGAGAACGCCTACCGCAATTTCGCCGACCAGCGCTTCGACGCGCAGCCGCTCAAGCACAGTTTCACCAGCACGTCCGGCGCGACCCTGCTGCTGTTCGCCGGCGCCGCCGCCTGCGTGCTGCTGATCGTGGCGATCAACCTGACCAACCTGATGGCGCTGCGCGCGATCGCCCGCAGCCACGCGACCGCAGTGCGCGCGGCGATGGGCGCGCCGACCTCGCGCCTGGTCCTGCCGGCGCTGATGGAGGGCGCGCTGATCGGCGCGCTCGGCGCGCTGATCGGCGTGGCCCTGGCCTGGGTCGCGCTGACCCTGATGGCGGCGCTGGTGCCGCCGGAATGGCTGCGCGGCGCGCAGGTCCGCTTCACCGCGCTGTCGTGGCTGTTCGCGGCGGTCACCGCGCTGTCGGTCGCTTCGCTGGCGGCGTTGTTCGGCGTCTGGCGCGGACGCGGCGCCAACCTCGCCCATGAGCTGGTCGGCGGCGGCCGCGGCGGCTGGAGCCGCGCGGCCGGTCGCCTGGGCCGCGCGCTGGTGGTCGCGCAGATCGCCATCGCGGTGGTGCTGCTGACCGCGGCCGCGCTGTTCTCGCGCAATCTCTATTCGCTGGCGACCACGCCGATGGGCTTCGACGCGGCGCCGGTGCTGACCTTCAGCCTGTCGCCGGTGAAGACGCTGTATCCCGACACCGCCGCGGTCGAGCGGCAGACCCGGCGCTTCCTCGAACGGCTGGCGCGGCTGCCCGGGGTGCAGGCGGTCGGCGCCTCGACCAACCTGCCGACCGGCTCGCAGCTCAACATGCCGGTGGGCCTCGCCGACGGCCGCCAGATCGGGCCGCAGTACCGGCCGGTCAGCGCCGGCTTCCTCGACGCGCTGCGCGTCCCGCTGCGCGCCGGACGCGGCCTGGACGATCGCGACCGCGCCGGCGGCGAGCCGGTGTGCCTGGTCAGCGAGTCCTTCGCCCAGCGCTATCTCAGCGGCAATCCGCTCGGACAGATCCTGCACGGACCCGACCGCGGCGAACGCACGGTGGCGATGCGCATCGTCGGCGTGGTCGGCGACGTGCGCCAGTACGGCCCCGGCGAAGCGCCGCCGCCGGTGGTGTACGTGCCGCTGGCGCAGATTTCCGACGAGGTGTGGACCACCCTGCGCGATTTCGCCCCGCTCAACTACGCGCTGCGCGTGGCCGGCGCGCCGCAGACCTACGAGCCGCAGCTGCGCGCGGCCATGGCCGAGATCGACGCGGACCAGCCCATCGCCAACGTGCGCGGCATGGACGCGGTGGTCGCCGGCACGACCGACCAGCAACGCCTCGCGCTGCTGCTGGTCGGCGTGTTCGCGGCGATCGCGCTGCTGCTCGCGTCGATCGGCCTGTACGCGGTGACCTCGGTCGTGGTCGGCGCGCGCCAGCACGAGTTCGGCGTGCGCGCCGCGCTCGGCGCGCAACCGGCGAGCCTGCTGCGGCTGGTATTGAAGGACGCGGCGCTGCAGGTCGGCCTGGGCCTGTTGATCGGCCTGATCGCGGCGCTGGCGCTGTCGCGATTGATCCAGGGCTTCTTGTATGGCGTCAGCGCGGCCGACCCGCTGGCCATCGCCGCGGTGCTCGCGGCGTTGGCGTCGGCCGGCTTGCTCGCCAGCATCGCGCCGGCGCTGCGCGCATCGCGGGTGCACCCGATGCAAGTGTTGCGCGCGCCTTGA
- a CDS encoding CPBP family intramembrane glutamic endopeptidase, whose product MNALLADTGTLWSVSIWGLLCAAAATLWWRKARIATLALLALALAAAFARGLLAPPALAALALLALAAWLVRPARPRAARIGGHVVFVLTAFALGLHLLPGFDNPRLLADLTLSAGSAPMSLYFNFDKPLAGFWLLLCWPLLRLYGPGERPLAASLGAGLAGAAAAAALCLGLGVALGLLAWAPKWPWFGALWALNNLLLVALTEEAMFRGYLQESLQRRWQAQRWGAHAAIAVAALAFGLVHLGGGWRFALAATLAGLAYGWAYRKGGLAAAVLAHFGLNLLHFTLFTYPWLA is encoded by the coding sequence ATGAACGCCCTGCTCGCCGATACCGGCACGCTGTGGAGCGTGTCGATCTGGGGGCTGTTGTGCGCGGCCGCGGCGACGCTGTGGTGGCGCAAGGCGCGCATCGCGACGCTGGCGCTGTTGGCGCTGGCGCTGGCCGCAGCGTTCGCGCGCGGCCTGCTCGCGCCGCCGGCGCTGGCCGCGTTGGCGCTGCTGGCGCTGGCCGCATGGCTGGTGCGTCCGGCGCGGCCGCGTGCGGCGCGCATCGGCGGTCACGTAGTGTTCGTGCTGACCGCGTTCGCGCTCGGCCTGCACCTGCTGCCGGGTTTCGACAATCCGCGCTTGCTCGCCGACCTCACGCTCAGCGCCGGCTCGGCGCCGATGTCGCTGTACTTCAACTTCGACAAGCCGCTGGCCGGATTCTGGCTACTGCTGTGTTGGCCGCTGCTGCGCCTGTACGGCCCGGGCGAGCGGCCGCTGGCGGCCTCGCTAGGCGCGGGCCTGGCCGGCGCGGCGGCCGCGGCGGCGCTGTGCCTGGGCCTCGGCGTCGCCCTGGGCCTGCTCGCCTGGGCGCCGAAGTGGCCGTGGTTCGGCGCGCTGTGGGCGCTCAACAACCTGCTGCTGGTGGCGCTGACCGAGGAAGCGATGTTCCGCGGCTACCTGCAGGAAAGCCTGCAGCGGCGCTGGCAGGCGCAGCGCTGGGGCGCGCACGCGGCGATCGCGGTCGCGGCGCTGGCGTTCGGGCTGGTCCATCTCGGCGGCGGCTGGCGGTTCGCGCTGGCGGCGACGCTGGCCGGGCTGGCCTATGGCTGGGCCTACCGCAAGGGCGGCCTGGCCGCCGCGGTGCTGGCCCACTTCGGCCTCAACCTCCTGCATTTCACCCTGTTCACCTACCCCTGGCTGGCATGA
- a CDS encoding ABC transporter permease yields MTVPTTQAPELTAEGSEPSRLRLSGCWTLEHALAVGAALKQAPHEVAEVDATGVQRLDSVGVLQLMRFARRHELDFDAVFRFHDSHRALVSAIEDVADERPKKKREYGFQAALGRLGFAVTDNWKEVLALVAFFGETLVKMLRLFKNPSRFRPTATVHHMEQVGLDAVPLIALLCYLVGAVVAFLGSTILKDFGATIFVVELVSIAFLREFGVLLTAIVLAGRTASAFTAQIGAMVSREEVDAIRTLGMDPVDLLVIPRVLALLVMLPLLTFVAMIAGLLGGLTVGAYGLDIPPQQYLARMHETMQLRHFLVGMSKAPIFALLISLIGCLEGLQVKGTAQSVGERTTSSVVQSISLVIVLDAFFAIWFMEMGW; encoded by the coding sequence ATGACCGTACCGACCACGCAAGCGCCGGAACTCACCGCCGAGGGCAGCGAGCCCTCGCGCTTGCGCCTTTCCGGCTGCTGGACGCTGGAACACGCACTGGCCGTCGGCGCCGCGCTCAAGCAAGCGCCGCACGAGGTCGCCGAGGTCGACGCCACCGGGGTACAGCGCCTGGATTCGGTCGGCGTGCTGCAGCTGATGCGCTTCGCGCGCCGGCACGAGCTCGACTTCGACGCGGTGTTCCGCTTCCACGACAGCCACCGCGCGCTGGTCAGCGCGATCGAGGACGTCGCCGACGAGCGCCCGAAGAAGAAGCGCGAGTACGGCTTCCAGGCCGCGCTCGGGCGCCTGGGCTTCGCGGTCACCGACAACTGGAAGGAAGTGCTGGCGCTGGTGGCCTTCTTCGGCGAAACGCTGGTGAAGATGCTGCGGCTGTTCAAGAACCCCAGCCGCTTCCGCCCCACCGCCACCGTCCACCACATGGAGCAGGTCGGCCTCGACGCGGTGCCGCTGATCGCGCTGCTGTGTTATCTGGTCGGCGCGGTGGTGGCGTTCCTGGGCTCGACCATCCTCAAGGATTTCGGCGCGACCATCTTCGTGGTCGAGTTGGTCAGCATCGCCTTCCTGCGCGAGTTCGGCGTGCTGCTGACCGCGATCGTACTGGCCGGCCGCACCGCCAGCGCGTTCACCGCGCAGATCGGCGCGATGGTCAGCCGCGAGGAAGTCGACGCGATCCGCACCCTGGGCATGGACCCGGTCGACCTGCTGGTGATCCCGCGGGTGCTGGCGCTGCTGGTGATGCTGCCGCTGCTGACCTTCGTGGCCATGATCGCCGGCCTGCTCGGCGGCCTGACCGTCGGCGCCTACGGCCTGGACATCCCGCCGCAGCAATACCTGGCGCGCATGCACGAGACCATGCAGCTGCGCCACTTCCTGGTCGGCATGTCGAAAGCGCCGATCTTCGCCCTGCTGATCAGCCTGATCGGTTGCCTGGAGGGCCTGCAGGTCAAGGGCACCGCGCAGTCGGTCGGCGAGCGCACCACCTCCAGCGTGGTCCAGTCGATCTCGCTGGTGATCGTGCTGGATGCGTTCTTCGCGATCTGGTTCATGGAGATGGGCTGGTGA
- a CDS encoding class III lanthipeptide translates to MNKVLSLQSLENTQQRAAAASTVSNHCSAASNQNCTNQQQQELPQLP, encoded by the coding sequence ATGAACAAGGTCCTCTCGCTGCAGAGCCTGGAAAACACTCAGCAGCGCGCCGCCGCCGCCAGCACGGTCAGCAACCACTGCAGCGCCGCCAGCAACCAGAACTGCACCAACCAGCAGCAGCAGGAACTCCCGCAGCTGCCGTAA
- a CDS encoding ABC-type transport auxiliary lipoprotein family protein produces MPTTRALRPFSAAPLRLFGAGLAAALALSGCSILDEKPKTPTVQYAPDPRVPADPSWPQANWQLSVSVPSAARMIDSLRIAVRPSGDEVQVYKGAAWAKLPSNMIEDALLRTLEDSGKIAAVARQGSGIGAEYKLVLDLRRFESDYAGNAVPSAVIEINAKLFHTVDQKVVASRTFLQSTPAATTEVRDVVAAFERSLAAGTGEIAGWTLASGDAHENSHKR; encoded by the coding sequence ATGCCGACGACCCGCGCGCTACGCCCCTTCTCCGCCGCGCCGCTGCGCCTGTTCGGCGCCGGCCTCGCCGCCGCGCTGGCGCTGTCGGGCTGCTCGATCCTCGACGAAAAGCCCAAGACCCCGACCGTGCAGTACGCGCCGGACCCGCGCGTGCCGGCCGATCCGTCCTGGCCGCAGGCGAACTGGCAGTTGTCGGTGAGCGTGCCGAGCGCGGCGCGCATGATCGACAGCCTGCGCATCGCGGTGCGCCCGAGCGGCGACGAAGTCCAGGTCTACAAGGGCGCGGCCTGGGCCAAGCTGCCCAGCAACATGATCGAGGACGCGCTGCTGCGCACGCTGGAGGACTCGGGCAAGATCGCCGCGGTCGCGCGCCAGGGCAGCGGCATCGGCGCCGAGTACAAGCTGGTGCTGGACCTGCGCCGGTTCGAATCCGACTACGCCGGCAACGCGGTGCCGTCGGCGGTGATCGAGATCAACGCCAAGCTGTTCCACACCGTCGACCAGAAAGTGGTCGCCTCGCGCACCTTCCTGCAGTCCACGCCGGCGGCGACGACCGAAGTGCGCGACGTGGTCGCCGCGTTCGAGCGCTCGCTGGCCGCGGGCACGGGCGAGATCGCCGGCTGGACGCTGGCGTCGGGCGACGCGCACGAGAACAGCCACAAGCGCTGA